A region from the Oceanidesulfovibrio marinus genome encodes:
- a CDS encoding DsrE family protein, producing MNEGIVSENQNKLLVIWSSGDREVALSMVFMYVLNARKNDWWDEIMLLIWGPSAEILGMDPDLRAPIRELINQGVQVTACRACADLFDVSDRLARMGVQVDHMGEPLTGMIKEGWKVLTF from the coding sequence ATGAACGAAGGCATCGTGTCCGAAAATCAGAATAAACTTCTAGTCATCTGGTCATCCGGCGACAGAGAGGTCGCTCTGAGCATGGTCTTTATGTACGTTCTCAACGCCAGGAAAAATGACTGGTGGGACGAGATCATGCTGCTCATCTGGGGCCCGTCCGCCGAGATCCTCGGCATGGACCCGGACCTTCGCGCGCCGATCAGGGAGCTCATCAACCAGGGCGTGCAGGTGACGGCCTGCCGGGCCTGCGCCGATCTCTTCGACGTGTCCGACCGCCTGGCGCGTATGGGCGTGCAGGTGGATCACATGGGCGAACCCCTGACCGGGATGATCAAGGAAGGCTGGAAGGTCCTGACCTTCTAG
- a CDS encoding PAS domain S-box protein produces the protein MDDMDRDPSHKTSDSLSLTRLREELRAEKEARRRAEQALASQMEAQRRLTSMLPLGVVRFDQICRILFMNDIAGKFFGVDPTRLIGKKYSDLGVSPEATAARQRAVDAIFRTGEPLTEAPDVVVEGSIRRSLRVRLLPEFDSEGQVASVLSLSFEITESHVFEQEYLNLFNSMQEGFALHEIILDEHGAPHDYRFLEVNPAFERIVKMPANDVIGRTVLGLFPEIEQEWIDLYGQVALSGKPVTFEKFFPELGRHYAVEAFSPAPGRFATIVMDVTDRKRAEEVLREKETRFRSLFDNAPLPYQSLDATGHFLDVNQRWLNTLGFEKDEVVGRWFGDFLNAASRKIFHTSFARFLSNGFTDGVEIRMRKKNGDYIDVVFNGRIQYDAEGALQRTHCIFTDVTQQKKHEQELLDAKNFAEQANMAKSEFLANMSHEIRTPLNGVLGMLQLLRYGELNQEESQYVETALNSARNLLALLNDILSLSEIEGGVAELSDEKFDPREILLDVRQTFGMQAETKGLGIHIENDGLPGTLYGDGGRLRQVAFNLVGNAIKFTDSGKVRFGMRMLPRSHGKRTVDGAPRSLRMFDFWVVDTGVGITPEMQNRCFEAFTQADGSYTRKHGGTGLGLCIVRRIAELMGGSVALCSTPGHGTEIHCTMRFELPEEVQEELPLVEQKAGIKRPRRILLVEDDPINRMTLRKLLLSLGHDVEDAMDGQQAVDAARGTPYEVVLMDIQMPVMDGLQATRTLRMLDPSSSATRPDVPIIAITAHAMHGDRKRFLDEGMNGYLSKPVDLQEVAALIDKLA, from the coding sequence ATGGACGACATGGATCGTGATCCCTCGCACAAGACTTCAGACAGCCTGTCACTAACCCGACTCCGGGAAGAGTTGCGCGCCGAGAAAGAGGCCCGCAGGCGGGCCGAACAGGCGCTGGCTTCTCAGATGGAGGCCCAACGCCGCCTGACGAGCATGCTTCCTCTCGGAGTTGTCCGCTTCGACCAAATCTGCCGTATCCTGTTCATGAACGACATCGCCGGGAAGTTCTTCGGCGTCGACCCGACCCGGCTGATCGGAAAAAAGTACAGCGATCTCGGTGTATCGCCAGAGGCAACGGCAGCGCGGCAGCGCGCGGTCGATGCAATTTTTCGTACCGGCGAGCCCCTGACGGAAGCGCCCGACGTCGTCGTCGAAGGATCGATACGGCGCTCGCTTCGGGTGCGGCTCCTGCCGGAGTTCGACTCCGAAGGCCAGGTGGCGAGCGTCCTCTCCCTGTCCTTCGAAATTACGGAATCGCACGTCTTTGAACAGGAGTATCTCAACCTTTTCAACAGCATGCAGGAAGGCTTCGCCCTGCACGAGATCATCCTGGACGAGCATGGCGCTCCCCATGACTACCGCTTCCTCGAAGTGAACCCGGCCTTTGAACGCATTGTGAAGATGCCGGCCAATGACGTAATCGGCCGCACCGTGCTCGGTCTCTTTCCCGAGATCGAACAGGAGTGGATAGATCTCTATGGCCAGGTCGCTCTGAGCGGCAAGCCCGTGACCTTTGAGAAGTTTTTTCCCGAGCTCGGCAGGCATTACGCCGTCGAGGCGTTCAGTCCGGCGCCCGGTCGTTTCGCCACAATAGTCATGGACGTCACCGACCGGAAACGCGCCGAGGAGGTGCTCCGGGAAAAGGAGACGCGCTTTCGCAGCCTCTTCGACAATGCGCCCCTGCCCTACCAGTCCCTGGACGCGACCGGCCACTTCCTGGACGTCAACCAGAGGTGGCTGAACACCCTGGGCTTTGAAAAGGACGAGGTGGTGGGCCGCTGGTTCGGCGACTTCCTGAACGCCGCCTCCCGGAAAATCTTCCACACCAGCTTCGCCCGGTTCCTGAGCAACGGTTTCACCGATGGTGTCGAGATCAGGATGCGCAAGAAGAATGGCGATTATATCGACGTCGTCTTCAACGGCCGCATTCAGTACGACGCCGAGGGTGCGTTGCAGCGCACCCACTGCATATTCACCGACGTCACGCAGCAGAAAAAACACGAGCAGGAGCTGCTCGACGCCAAAAACTTTGCCGAGCAGGCCAACATGGCCAAGAGCGAGTTCCTGGCAAACATGAGCCACGAGATCCGCACGCCCCTCAACGGTGTGCTGGGTATGCTGCAGCTCCTGCGATACGGCGAACTGAACCAGGAGGAGAGCCAGTACGTGGAGACGGCCCTCAACTCCGCGCGCAACCTCCTCGCCCTGCTCAACGACATCCTCAGCCTCTCCGAGATCGAGGGCGGCGTTGCCGAGCTCAGCGATGAGAAGTTCGATCCGCGCGAGATACTCCTGGACGTGCGCCAGACATTCGGCATGCAGGCCGAAACCAAGGGCCTCGGCATCCACATCGAGAACGACGGCCTGCCCGGAACGCTCTACGGCGACGGTGGACGGCTGCGCCAGGTTGCCTTCAACCTGGTGGGCAACGCCATCAAGTTCACGGATTCCGGCAAGGTCCGTTTTGGCATGCGCATGCTCCCCCGCTCCCACGGCAAGCGGACCGTGGACGGCGCCCCCCGCTCCCTCCGGATGTTCGACTTCTGGGTTGTGGATACTGGCGTAGGCATCACACCGGAGATGCAAAACCGCTGCTTCGAGGCCTTCACCCAGGCCGACGGCTCCTATACCCGCAAGCACGGCGGCACCGGGCTCGGCCTCTGCATCGTCAGGCGCATCGCAGAGCTTATGGGCGGCTCAGTGGCCCTGTGCAGCACGCCGGGCCATGGCACGGAGATCCATTGCACCATGCGCTTCGAGCTGCCCGAGGAAGTGCAGGAGGAGCTGCCGCTCGTGGAGCAGAAAGCCGGCATCAAGCGGCCGCGGCGCATTCTGCTCGTGGAGGACGACCCCATCAACCGCATGACCCTGCGCAAGCTGCTGCTCTCCCTGGGCCACGACGTGGAGGACGCCATGGATGGCCAACAGGCGGTGGACGCGGCGCGGGGCACCCCCTACGAAGTAGTGCTGATGGATATCCAGATGCCGGTGATGGACGGCCTGCAAGCCACGCGCACCCTGCGCATGCTCGATCCGTCCTCCTCCGCCACCAGGCCGGACGTGCCCATCATCGCCATCACGGCCCACGCCATGCACGGCGACCGCAAACGGTTCCTCGACGAAGGCATGAACGGCTACCTGTCCAAGCCGGTGGACTTGCAGGAAGTGGCCGCGCTCATCGACAAGCTCGCATAG